One region of Catenuloplanes indicus genomic DNA includes:
- a CDS encoding glycosyltransferase, with product MSAADAPLRVLHVSHTAHAGGAELALARLLSQEPPWSATVCAPAAGDAFAQLERRGVEVRRCLPDLPTGGTRGRDPVLAVRYLAALRAGARALRSSSLLGETDVVHANTAAAAIMCALALRGTSVPLVVHLRDLVTADSLGRFALAAFSGTGLRRAAGAIANSRSTLESAAGRLSPAVPGVVIPSPIGLTRPATAPTVRRTVRTVGMLGRLQPWKGQHVFLEAFARAFAGTDVRAHLAGAALFGAAGYAEQLRRRAGELGISGQVTFLGHVDDVASFLDSVDVVVHASTRPEPLGQTVLQGLAYGRPVIASAGGGPGEWITSGVNGLLVEPGDPAALAAALTGLAESYEVRARLAAAAFRTTGILTDRECAAAHGEFFRAVARRSAVPGGRAAA from the coding sequence ATGAGTGCGGCTGACGCGCCGCTGCGCGTGTTGCATGTCAGCCACACCGCGCATGCCGGGGGAGCCGAGCTGGCGCTGGCACGCCTGCTGTCGCAGGAGCCGCCCTGGTCGGCAACCGTCTGTGCGCCGGCGGCCGGGGACGCGTTCGCGCAGCTGGAACGCCGCGGTGTGGAGGTCCGGCGGTGCCTGCCCGACCTGCCCACCGGCGGCACCCGCGGCCGCGACCCGGTGCTCGCCGTGCGCTACCTGGCGGCGCTGCGGGCCGGCGCCCGGGCGTTGCGGTCCAGCTCGCTGCTGGGCGAGACCGACGTCGTGCACGCCAACACCGCGGCCGCCGCGATCATGTGCGCGCTGGCCCTCCGGGGTACGTCCGTGCCGCTGGTCGTGCACCTGCGTGACCTGGTCACCGCGGACAGCCTGGGCCGTTTCGCCCTCGCCGCGTTCTCCGGGACGGGGCTGCGCCGGGCCGCCGGTGCGATCGCCAACTCGCGGTCCACGCTGGAGTCGGCGGCCGGCCGGCTCAGCCCCGCGGTGCCCGGCGTGGTGATCCCCAGCCCGATCGGACTGACCCGGCCGGCCACCGCACCCACCGTCCGCCGGACCGTACGGACGGTGGGCATGCTCGGACGCCTGCAACCGTGGAAGGGACAGCACGTCTTCCTCGAGGCGTTCGCCCGCGCCTTCGCCGGCACGGACGTGCGCGCCCACCTCGCCGGCGCCGCCCTGTTCGGTGCGGCCGGGTACGCCGAGCAACTGCGCCGGCGGGCCGGCGAACTGGGCATCTCCGGCCAGGTGACGTTCCTCGGGCACGTGGACGACGTAGCGTCCTTCCTCGACTCCGTGGACGTCGTGGTGCACGCCTCCACCCGGCCGGAGCCGCTGGGCCAGACGGTGCTCCAGGGCCTCGCGTACGGCCGGCCGGTGATCGCGTCGGCCGGCGGCGGGCCCGGGGAGTGGATCACCTCGGGCGTCAACGGGCTGCTGGTGGAGCCCGGGGATCCGGCGGCGCTGGCCGCGGCGCTGACCGGCCTGGCCGAGTCGTACGAGGTGCGCGCCCGCCTCGCCGCCGCGGCGTTCCGGACCACCGGCATCCTCACCGACCGCGAGTGCGCGGCCGCGCACGGCGAGTTCTTCCGCGCGGTGGCGCGGCGATCCGCCGTCCCGGGCGGACGGGCGGCCGCGTGA
- a CDS encoding DUF1800 domain-containing protein: protein MSDDVALLLRRAGFGPTAAELAAARKAGFTATVSTTLFPPGPDIGASRAPLPQLGRDPYAGQKNPSDAQRAAADERRREQAEQLSRWWLDRMTVADHQAAEKLVFFWHGHWATSITKVKSPQLILAQHRTMRQAGDIGALAHGMVVDPALVHWLDGQLNAKDAPNENLARELFELFLLGIGQYGETDVKEAGRTLTGWQIDLGGERTVFDPRRHDPGTKTVLGVTGRHDAHALVELLLRNPACPRFIASRLWFRYASSAVPIPADVQERMAAEFPDPRAMLRVLFTEDAFRATAGTMVKQPVEWLVGAMRQLGLKPADAPAETMTQILDGLAGLGQRPFTPPSVGGWPSGAAWLTSAAAHVRLTLAAKLVRLLDPGRMSPEDVAYLLGLDRWTNRTHAVLREVTNTRLLLTLGLVSPEYLVT from the coding sequence GTGTCCGATGACGTAGCTCTGCTGCTGCGTCGTGCCGGATTCGGCCCGACCGCGGCGGAGCTGGCCGCGGCGCGGAAGGCGGGCTTTACCGCCACCGTGTCCACGACGCTCTTCCCGCCGGGCCCGGACATCGGTGCGAGCAGGGCGCCTCTCCCCCAGCTCGGCCGCGACCCGTACGCCGGCCAGAAGAACCCGTCCGACGCGCAGCGGGCCGCCGCCGACGAGCGGCGCCGCGAGCAGGCCGAGCAGCTCAGCCGCTGGTGGCTGGACCGGATGACGGTCGCCGACCACCAGGCCGCGGAGAAGCTGGTGTTCTTCTGGCACGGGCACTGGGCGACCTCGATCACGAAGGTCAAGAGCCCGCAGCTGATCCTCGCGCAGCACCGCACGATGCGTCAGGCCGGCGACATCGGCGCGCTGGCGCACGGCATGGTCGTCGACCCCGCCCTGGTCCACTGGCTGGACGGGCAGCTGAACGCCAAGGACGCGCCGAACGAGAACCTCGCCCGGGAGTTGTTCGAGCTGTTCCTGCTCGGCATCGGGCAGTACGGCGAGACCGACGTGAAGGAGGCCGGCCGGACGCTGACCGGCTGGCAGATCGACCTCGGCGGCGAGCGGACGGTGTTCGACCCGCGCCGCCACGACCCCGGCACCAAGACGGTGCTGGGCGTGACCGGCCGGCACGACGCCCACGCCCTCGTCGAACTGCTGCTCCGGAACCCGGCGTGCCCCCGCTTCATCGCCTCCCGGCTGTGGTTCCGCTACGCCTCGTCCGCCGTCCCGATCCCGGCGGACGTACAGGAACGGATGGCCGCCGAGTTCCCCGACCCCAGGGCCATGCTGCGGGTGCTCTTCACCGAGGACGCGTTCCGGGCCACCGCCGGCACGATGGTCAAGCAGCCGGTGGAGTGGCTCGTCGGCGCGATGCGCCAGCTCGGCCTGAAACCCGCCGACGCACCAGCCGAGACCATGACCCAGATCCTGGACGGCCTCGCCGGTCTGGGCCAGCGCCCGTTCACCCCGCCCAGCGTGGGCGGCTGGCCGTCCGGCGCCGCGTGGCTGACCTCCGCCGCCGCCCACGTCCGGCTGACCCTGGCGGCCAAGCTGGTCAGGCTGCTCGATCCCGGCCGGATGAGCCCGGAGGACGTCGCATACCTGCTGGGCCTCGACCGGTGGACCAACCGGACGCACGCGGTGCTCCGCGAGGTGACCAACACCCGGCTGTTGCTGACGCTCGGCCTGGTGAGCCCGGAATACCTGGTGACCTGA
- a CDS encoding O-antigen ligase family protein, whose translation MSTRKMASATLANLLIPLSGLLTSPFLSRELGPEGRGLYAALTLPIIVCGWLGTAGLQDALAYHLREGRLSRRAAATVSLVAAVPLGLVGVALLAVVGLFVFADDRGHHDQLLVLALFAPAHILANLLIGALTGASDIRGVNLVKVVPALVRTVLVVIACLAFDLSVFWAGLLFLASVLAGLALGLARLLRAGPPADSRADQGVPVRSLLAYSLMCLPGVLAGISTARLDQIIGLPVIGAKELGYYAVAVSVAEIPMVIGVAARTVLMGRPSAADRRLAARPARLATLASLVACAALAAAAPLAVPWVFGGAFAPAVLPTVILCAATVLYTSVVIMGAVLLADGRPGRSSAALVAGAVVGIVLLLVLAPLGAVGAAVASLAGYGVSLAVAVWAVVRGGPGWTPRMLTVPYADDIAAAWDWMRRNPAVARVTALARGTGVGTAGAVVLLSLAWLRTVVPSLVEMSISGRPAFNAPDDAVPGVADVLGDAISLAFVAVAAALAAVGVLRGRPDRWPWLMVVLGPLAAITVAGLVNQQPPGLVTLALLLAATALWLCPPDPRVLIAIGALGTASAVVSILMAVLRPDLALISGEAAGDKSVLLGGLLAGPFLHSNVLGIGLALSLPFVFGVRSRLVRGGMLLVVLLAVAWTGARTAQLAVAAVLLVHLLIRYAPRRWRGSTWLLSAPVAGGFALVVVVPLLTRDPEGFTERGRIWQALLDRWADRPLLGWGPGVFDRPELTDALGGRFTHGHNVSVHLLVVGGLLAAVLFAGLVVLAWRQSLAPARAGQPAPVLFLVALALVSLLEASHVSTTLTGYLTWLPLVLIVRLGPSRPAAPVGGGPAEPTQNRVVSRT comes from the coding sequence ATGTCCACCCGCAAGATGGCGTCGGCCACCCTGGCCAACCTGCTGATTCCGCTCAGCGGCCTGCTGACGAGCCCGTTTCTGTCCCGGGAGCTGGGGCCCGAGGGGCGCGGCCTGTACGCCGCGCTCACCCTGCCGATCATCGTCTGTGGATGGTTGGGCACGGCCGGACTACAGGACGCACTGGCCTACCACCTGCGCGAAGGCCGGCTGTCCCGGCGGGCCGCGGCCACGGTCAGCCTGGTCGCCGCGGTGCCGCTGGGCCTGGTCGGCGTGGCGCTGCTCGCCGTGGTGGGCCTGTTCGTCTTCGCCGACGACCGCGGCCACCACGACCAGCTGCTGGTGCTGGCGTTGTTCGCACCCGCGCACATCCTGGCCAACCTGCTCATCGGCGCGCTGACCGGTGCATCGGACATTCGCGGGGTCAACCTGGTCAAGGTGGTGCCGGCGCTGGTCCGTACCGTCCTGGTCGTCATCGCCTGTCTTGCCTTCGACCTCAGCGTGTTCTGGGCCGGGCTGCTGTTCCTGGCGTCGGTACTGGCCGGCCTCGCCCTCGGGCTCGCCCGCCTCCTGCGGGCCGGACCTCCGGCCGATTCCCGAGCCGACCAGGGTGTGCCCGTCCGTTCGCTGCTCGCGTACTCGTTGATGTGCCTGCCCGGCGTGCTGGCGGGGATCTCCACCGCCCGCCTGGACCAGATCATCGGACTGCCGGTGATCGGAGCGAAGGAGCTCGGTTATTACGCTGTCGCCGTCTCGGTCGCGGAGATTCCCATGGTGATCGGCGTCGCCGCCCGTACCGTGCTGATGGGCCGGCCGTCGGCGGCGGACCGTCGCCTGGCCGCCCGGCCGGCGCGGCTGGCCACGCTCGCCTCGCTGGTCGCCTGCGCTGCGCTGGCGGCGGCCGCCCCGCTGGCCGTGCCGTGGGTCTTCGGCGGCGCCTTCGCCCCGGCCGTGCTGCCCACCGTGATCCTGTGCGCCGCCACCGTGCTGTACACCAGCGTGGTCATCATGGGCGCCGTCCTGCTCGCCGACGGCCGGCCGGGCCGCTCGTCCGCCGCCCTGGTCGCGGGTGCGGTAGTGGGCATCGTCCTGCTGCTGGTCCTGGCGCCGCTCGGGGCGGTGGGCGCGGCCGTCGCCAGCCTCGCCGGCTACGGGGTCTCGCTCGCCGTGGCCGTGTGGGCCGTCGTCCGGGGCGGGCCGGGGTGGACGCCGCGCATGCTGACCGTTCCGTACGCCGACGACATCGCGGCCGCGTGGGACTGGATGCGGCGCAATCCGGCGGTCGCCCGCGTGACCGCACTGGCCCGCGGTACCGGCGTGGGCACGGCCGGCGCCGTCGTCCTGTTGAGCCTCGCGTGGCTGCGTACGGTCGTGCCCAGCCTGGTGGAGATGTCCATCAGCGGCCGGCCGGCGTTCAACGCCCCGGACGACGCCGTGCCCGGGGTGGCTGACGTCCTCGGTGACGCCATCAGCCTCGCCTTCGTCGCGGTCGCCGCCGCCCTGGCCGCGGTCGGCGTCCTGCGGGGCCGGCCGGACCGATGGCCGTGGCTGATGGTGGTGCTCGGGCCGCTGGCCGCGATCACCGTGGCCGGCCTGGTCAACCAGCAACCGCCCGGCCTGGTGACGCTGGCGCTGCTGCTGGCGGCGACGGCGCTGTGGTTGTGCCCGCCGGACCCGCGTGTGCTGATCGCGATCGGAGCCCTGGGCACGGCCTCGGCGGTCGTCTCGATCCTCATGGCGGTGCTCCGCCCGGATCTCGCCCTGATCTCCGGCGAGGCGGCCGGCGACAAGAGCGTGCTGCTCGGCGGTCTGCTGGCCGGCCCGTTCCTGCACTCCAACGTGCTCGGCATCGGGTTGGCGCTGAGCCTTCCGTTCGTCTTCGGCGTCCGCTCCCGACTGGTGCGTGGGGGGATGCTGCTGGTCGTGCTCCTGGCCGTGGCGTGGACCGGCGCGCGCACCGCCCAACTGGCGGTGGCCGCCGTCCTGCTCGTCCACCTGCTGATCCGGTACGCGCCGCGGCGGTGGCGCGGTAGCACCTGGCTGCTGTCGGCCCCGGTGGCGGGCGGGTTCGCACTGGTCGTGGTGGTGCCGCTGCTGACCCGGGACCCGGAGGGTTTCACCGAACGCGGCCGGATCTGGCAGGCACTGCTGGACCGGTGGGCCGACCGGCCGCTACTGGGCTGGGGTCCGGGCGTCTTCGACCGTCCCGAGCTCACGGACGCGCTCGGCGGCCGGTTCACCCACGGGCACAACGTCTCGGTGCACCTGCTGGTCGTGGGTGGGTTGCTGGCGGCGGTGCTGTTCGCCGGACTGGTGGTCCTGGCCTGGCGACAGTCGCTGGCGCCGGCCCGCGCCGGTCAGCCGGCCCCGGTGCTGTTCCTGGTCGCGCTGGCCCTCGTGTCGCTGCTGGAGGCGTCGCACGTGTCCACCACACTGACCGGATACCTGACCTGGCTGCCGCTGGTGCTGATCGTGCGGCTGGGACCGAGCCGGCCCGCCGCGCCGGTGGGCGGTGGGCCGGCCGAGCCGACTCAGAACAGGGTGGTGTCGCGGACGTAG
- a CDS encoding DUF1501 domain-containing protein produces MDVVTRRRFLLASGVAGGAALAAGAAGLSLAELLRTADREPSPTSGGPAKVVLVTLYGGNDGLNTVIPYADPGYWAARPELAYQPEEVLRLDDALGLNPMLTGLRRMWDDKRLAIMLGVGYPRPDRSHFRSMDIWQTASPAEPVSTGWVGRWLDGTNAPLEAAVSFESVLPPLLVGRSRIGACVSYRGLTLPSWVNADLVTALGRAEPGEPELQRHAAASYGDLVTMAQVLQETDHPGTTADATLDAPTAATGTGGGNALAAQLALVTRCIEAGVPTQVYSVSLGGFDTHAEERTGHEALLKQLDDALTTFVAAMARTPAGQDVTVVVYSEFGRRVRANASDGTDHGTAGPVFALGPRVVGGLYGEQPSLVDLDDGDLKASTDFRAVFGTVLASVLQADPAQYIDGYRGSLLPFIAPA; encoded by the coding sequence ATGGACGTGGTGACACGACGCCGGTTCCTGCTGGCCTCGGGCGTGGCCGGCGGCGCCGCGCTGGCGGCCGGCGCCGCCGGGCTGAGCCTGGCCGAGCTGCTGCGCACCGCCGACCGGGAACCGTCGCCCACCTCCGGCGGACCGGCCAAGGTCGTGCTGGTGACGCTGTACGGCGGCAACGACGGGCTGAACACCGTGATCCCGTACGCCGACCCGGGCTACTGGGCGGCGCGTCCCGAGCTGGCCTACCAGCCGGAGGAGGTGCTCCGCCTCGACGACGCCCTCGGGCTCAACCCGATGCTGACCGGCCTCCGGCGGATGTGGGACGACAAGCGGCTGGCCATCATGCTCGGGGTCGGCTACCCGCGACCCGACCGCAGCCACTTCCGGTCGATGGACATCTGGCAGACCGCCTCCCCGGCCGAACCGGTCAGCACCGGCTGGGTGGGGCGCTGGCTGGACGGCACCAACGCACCGCTGGAGGCGGCGGTCAGCTTCGAGTCCGTGCTCCCGCCCCTGCTGGTGGGCCGGTCACGCATCGGTGCCTGCGTGAGCTACCGGGGCCTGACCCTGCCGTCGTGGGTCAACGCCGACCTGGTGACGGCGCTGGGCCGGGCCGAACCGGGCGAGCCGGAGTTGCAGCGCCACGCCGCGGCCTCGTACGGCGACCTGGTCACCATGGCCCAGGTCCTGCAGGAGACCGACCACCCCGGCACCACGGCCGACGCGACGCTCGACGCACCGACCGCGGCGACCGGAACCGGCGGGGGCAACGCGCTGGCCGCTCAGCTCGCCCTGGTGACCCGCTGCATCGAGGCCGGCGTGCCCACCCAGGTCTACTCGGTGAGTCTCGGCGGGTTCGACACCCACGCGGAGGAACGCACCGGGCACGAGGCGCTGCTCAAGCAGCTGGACGACGCGCTGACGACCTTCGTCGCCGCGATGGCGCGCACGCCCGCCGGGCAGGACGTCACGGTGGTCGTCTACAGCGAGTTCGGCCGGCGGGTGCGCGCCAACGCCTCCGACGGCACCGACCACGGCACGGCCGGCCCGGTGTTCGCGCTGGGACCCCGGGTGGTGGGCGGGCTGTACGGCGAGCAGCCGAGCCTGGTCGACCTGGACGACGGCGACCTCAAGGCGTCGACGGACTTCCGCGCGGTCTTCGGCACCGTCCTGGCCTCCGTGCTGCAGGCCGATCCCGCCCAGTACATCGACGGGTACCGCGGGTCGCTCCTGCCGTTCATAGCGCCGGCCTGA
- a CDS encoding glycosyltransferase, protein MTTAGHGHDAEPQQRNRPLDGRSVALVHEWYGATGGSESVFRHIAELVPHGQRFVLWKDRDVTEPGLRESWLARTPLRAAKAAALPVMPLVWRTLTRERFDVVISSSHAFAHTVRLGPPERTRYLSYVHSPARYVWSPDFDGRGSGRLLAGPRRVLQSADVRLSRHVHSYAANSREVRDRIRQHWRRDAVVINPPVDVDFYTAAPAADRAQPRDYLLGVGRWIPYKKFDLIIAVADAAGLPLVIAGSGPEEAHLRRLAARAGVPVTFEVRPGPQRLRRLYWGARALVFPVHEDFGIVPVEAQACGTPVLGLRRGGLLDTVVDGETGLLTDDTDPRVLAPLVRRTAELSPERMTANAATFSRRAFEEKLTAWIHHECG, encoded by the coding sequence GTGACGACCGCTGGGCACGGCCATGACGCGGAACCGCAGCAGCGGAACCGGCCGCTCGACGGGCGCTCCGTCGCGCTCGTGCACGAGTGGTACGGCGCTACCGGCGGCTCGGAGAGCGTGTTTCGGCACATCGCCGAGCTCGTCCCGCACGGGCAGCGGTTCGTGCTGTGGAAGGACCGCGACGTGACCGAGCCCGGGCTGCGCGAGTCCTGGCTGGCCCGGACCCCGCTGCGAGCGGCCAAGGCGGCCGCGCTGCCGGTGATGCCGCTGGTCTGGCGCACGCTGACCCGCGAGCGGTTCGACGTGGTCATCTCCTCCAGCCACGCCTTCGCGCACACCGTACGGCTCGGTCCCCCCGAACGGACCCGCTACCTCAGCTACGTGCACTCGCCCGCCCGGTACGTGTGGAGCCCGGACTTCGACGGCCGGGGCAGCGGCCGCCTGCTGGCCGGGCCGCGCCGCGTCCTGCAGAGCGCCGACGTGCGACTCAGCCGCCACGTGCACAGCTACGCCGCCAACTCCCGTGAGGTGCGCGATCGCATCCGGCAGCACTGGCGGCGCGACGCCGTGGTGATAAATCCGCCGGTCGACGTGGACTTCTACACCGCGGCGCCGGCGGCCGACCGGGCGCAGCCGCGCGACTACCTGCTCGGGGTCGGGCGGTGGATCCCGTACAAGAAATTCGACCTGATCATCGCGGTCGCGGACGCCGCCGGGCTGCCGCTGGTGATCGCGGGATCGGGACCGGAGGAGGCGCATCTGCGCCGCCTCGCCGCGCGGGCCGGCGTTCCGGTCACCTTCGAGGTCCGGCCCGGCCCGCAACGGCTGCGGCGGCTGTACTGGGGCGCGCGGGCGCTGGTCTTCCCCGTGCACGAGGACTTCGGCATCGTCCCGGTCGAGGCGCAGGCCTGCGGTACGCCGGTGCTGGGACTGCGCCGCGGCGGACTGCTGGACACGGTGGTGGACGGGGAGACCGGCCTGCTCACCGACGACACGGACCCGCGCGTCCTGGCTCCTTTGGTACGGCGGACGGCGGAGCTGTCCCCGGAGCGGATGACGGCGAACGCGGCGACGTTCTCGCGGCGGGCGTTCGAGGAGAAGCTGACCGCGTGGATACACCATGAGTGCGGCTGA
- a CDS encoding glycosyltransferase, whose product MTGATVDRPQLRIAYVLARPTGYSETFVDSEIRAVRATGAAVDVFPATDAGGGRAAGAALLARVAARHPVRLLRGVRTLGLSYGARAWLAAATAIRLAPAVAAARPDIVHAHFVNLPTAIAVLVARDLGVPVTATAHAADFLLDRHRAALRRRLLALSHLFVISAATAGQLAERGVPMTRVPHGVVRAAFDGVMTPRAASRGGSGTRLVTVARLVGKKGIDTVIEAVARLVAAGRDVTYDVYGDGPLRARLERLAADRGAGAAVTFHGAVPHSTAVGALAVADVAVLPCRSDADGDLDGIPVFLMEAASRHVPVVTTAVSGIPELVDDDSGRLVPPDDAAALAEAVAQVIDDPDRAAHRAELLAGRVATEFSPQLQAQRLLATWYGLARPSNRTVARDRRRRRWT is encoded by the coding sequence GTGACCGGCGCGACGGTGGACCGGCCACAGCTGCGGATCGCCTACGTGCTGGCCCGTCCCACCGGCTACAGCGAGACGTTCGTCGACTCCGAGATACGCGCGGTGCGGGCCACCGGCGCGGCGGTCGACGTCTTCCCGGCCACCGACGCCGGCGGCGGGCGCGCGGCCGGCGCCGCCCTGCTGGCCCGCGTCGCGGCCCGGCACCCGGTCCGGCTGCTGCGCGGTGTCCGCACGCTCGGCCTCTCGTACGGCGCGCGGGCCTGGCTGGCCGCCGCCACCGCGATCCGCCTCGCCCCGGCGGTCGCGGCGGCCCGCCCGGACATCGTGCACGCGCACTTCGTGAACCTGCCCACCGCGATCGCCGTACTGGTCGCCCGCGACCTCGGCGTGCCGGTGACGGCCACCGCCCACGCCGCCGACTTCCTGCTGGACCGGCACCGGGCGGCCCTGCGCCGCCGGCTGCTCGCGCTGAGCCACCTCTTCGTCATCTCCGCCGCGACCGCCGGGCAGCTCGCCGAGCGGGGAGTGCCGATGACCCGGGTGCCGCACGGGGTGGTCCGCGCCGCGTTCGACGGCGTCATGACGCCCCGGGCGGCGAGCCGCGGCGGCTCCGGCACCCGGCTCGTCACCGTCGCCCGGCTGGTCGGCAAGAAGGGCATCGACACCGTGATCGAGGCCGTGGCCCGGCTCGTCGCCGCCGGCCGTGACGTGACCTACGACGTGTACGGCGACGGCCCCCTGCGGGCCCGGTTGGAGCGCCTCGCCGCCGACCGGGGCGCCGGCGCCGCGGTGACCTTCCACGGGGCCGTGCCGCACAGCACCGCGGTCGGGGCACTGGCCGTAGCCGACGTCGCGGTGCTGCCCTGCCGCAGCGACGCCGACGGCGACCTCGACGGCATTCCGGTCTTCCTGATGGAGGCCGCGAGCCGTCACGTCCCGGTCGTCACCACCGCCGTCTCCGGCATCCCCGAACTGGTCGACGACGACAGCGGCCGGCTGGTGCCACCGGACGACGCGGCCGCTCTGGCCGAGGCGGTCGCGCAGGTGATCGACGACCCGGATCGGGCGGCGCACCGGGCGGAGCTGCTGGCCGGGCGGGTCGCGACGGAGTTCTCGCCGCAGTTGCAGGCGCAGCGGCTGCTGGCGACCTGGTACGGTCTCGCCCGCCCGTCGAACCGGACGGTGGCCCGTGACCGGCGGAGGCGTCGATGGACCTGA
- a CDS encoding glycosyltransferase family 4 protein produces the protein MDLTVVCSYFPLPADRGDPVRVLMMLRALARVRAYTLLVVRRAETTQEQVDELREMLPGVRVEDFPATPYRLGRLGPAGRYPEALAAGMPPWVRSRYSRPMHARLRARTGLGLAIGEAAGAYLPGTRLRWHWDKANVLADSTRQDVAEASGVPHRLRARHLVTASTRFEAAALACCETVSVTSDAEAARLLRWHGRTASFTLASCVPIPAWHTPQPAARALVWLGSFAYRSNLLGLRRFLAEGWTPLRRAGYTLTLVGSGLTDRSRADLAAYDGVTVAGYAEDLRPVLGRAAAAVVPLWSGAGVKLKTLTLLAHAVPVFSTTIGAEGVPATAAVRIADTPQGLAEAILGTSRADLDAMAVEGPRLIHAELSEERFAERLVRSLTRCGYLDAAGTPAAEGC, from the coding sequence ATGGACCTGACCGTCGTGTGCAGTTACTTTCCGCTGCCGGCGGACCGGGGCGACCCGGTGCGGGTGTTGATGATGCTGCGGGCGCTGGCGCGCGTACGGGCGTACACCCTGCTCGTGGTGCGCCGGGCCGAGACCACCCAGGAACAGGTCGACGAGTTGAGGGAGATGTTGCCAGGCGTGCGGGTCGAGGACTTCCCGGCCACCCCGTACCGGCTGGGCCGGCTCGGACCGGCCGGACGGTACCCGGAGGCGCTGGCCGCCGGCATGCCGCCGTGGGTACGCAGCCGGTACAGCCGGCCGATGCACGCGCGCCTGCGGGCCCGGACCGGCCTCGGGCTGGCCATCGGCGAGGCCGCCGGCGCGTACCTGCCGGGCACCCGGCTGCGCTGGCACTGGGACAAGGCCAACGTGCTGGCCGACAGCACCCGCCAGGACGTCGCGGAGGCGTCCGGCGTCCCGCACCGGCTGCGGGCCCGGCACCTGGTGACCGCGTCCACCCGGTTCGAGGCGGCGGCGCTGGCCTGCTGCGAGACGGTGTCGGTCACCAGTGATGCGGAGGCCGCACGGTTGCTGCGGTGGCACGGCCGGACCGCGAGCTTCACGCTGGCCAGCTGCGTGCCGATCCCGGCCTGGCACACGCCGCAGCCGGCCGCGCGAGCGCTCGTCTGGCTGGGCAGCTTCGCCTACCGCTCCAACCTGCTGGGCCTGCGCCGCTTCCTGGCCGAGGGCTGGACGCCGCTGCGTCGCGCCGGCTATACGTTGACGCTGGTCGGATCCGGGCTGACCGACCGGTCCCGGGCGGACCTGGCGGCGTACGACGGCGTCACCGTGGCCGGTTACGCCGAGGACCTGCGCCCGGTTCTGGGCCGCGCCGCAGCGGCGGTGGTGCCGCTGTGGAGCGGTGCCGGGGTCAAGCTCAAGACGCTGACCCTGCTCGCCCACGCGGTACCGGTGTTCAGCACGACGATCGGCGCGGAGGGTGTCCCGGCCACGGCCGCGGTGCGGATCGCCGACACCCCCCAGGGGCTGGCCGAGGCGATCCTCGGCACCTCCCGGGCGGACCTGGACGCGATGGCCGTCGAGGGCCCGCGCCTGATCCACGCCGAACTCTCCGAAGAGCGTTTCGCCGAGCGGCTGGTCCGGTCGCTGACCCGCTGCGGATATCTGGATGCGGCCGGCACGCCCGCGGCCGAGGGGTGCTGA
- a CDS encoding LCP family protein, whose amino-acid sequence MSHPSQLAEPDDAQVAEAVPGRPPRRRARRIVLIVLLVLVLLGVGVIGAGGLYLRSVEGDIERVEAFDQVPEADRPVKAIADATNILILGSDSRDPDNPSGSRSDTIILAHLAQGRSSAQLISIPRDTWVSVPKTKDGQGGQDAKINAAYAWGGIPLMVQTVEKFTQVRIDHVALVDFAGFKDIVDALGGVEIDVAEGFTSTHSLNPDGRRTFVKGRQTMDGAAALDYARERYAFADGDFTRIKHQQQVIKAILDKAVSGGMLTSPGQLNSFLRATADAVTVDETLSIADMAVDMRHLRSENLTFITSPTTGTGQIGAESVVLADTEKAKSFYDAVRRDAVPEILSIGKAK is encoded by the coding sequence ATGTCACATCCATCGCAACTCGCCGAGCCGGACGACGCGCAGGTCGCCGAGGCGGTGCCCGGCCGGCCGCCACGCCGCCGCGCCCGCCGGATCGTCCTCATCGTCCTTTTGGTGCTGGTCCTGCTGGGCGTGGGAGTCATCGGTGCCGGTGGCCTCTACCTGCGCTCGGTCGAGGGCGACATCGAGCGGGTGGAGGCATTCGACCAGGTGCCCGAGGCCGACCGGCCGGTCAAGGCGATCGCGGATGCGACGAACATCCTGATTCTCGGCAGCGACAGTCGGGATCCGGACAATCCGTCCGGCTCGCGCAGCGACACCATCATCCTGGCGCACCTGGCCCAGGGCCGGTCCAGTGCCCAGCTGATATCCATCCCGCGCGACACGTGGGTGAGCGTGCCGAAGACCAAGGATGGCCAAGGCGGTCAGGACGCCAAGATCAACGCGGCGTACGCGTGGGGCGGCATCCCGCTGATGGTGCAGACGGTGGAGAAGTTCACCCAGGTGCGCATCGACCACGTCGCGCTCGTCGACTTCGCCGGTTTCAAGGACATCGTCGACGCGCTGGGCGGCGTGGAGATCGACGTGGCGGAGGGCTTCACGTCGACGCACTCGCTCAACCCGGACGGGCGGCGCACGTTCGTCAAGGGCCGGCAGACGATGGACGGCGCCGCGGCCCTGGACTACGCGCGCGAGCGCTACGCGTTCGCCGACGGGGACTTCACCCGGATCAAGCACCAGCAACAGGTCATCAAGGCCATTCTGGACAAGGCGGTGTCCGGAGGCATGCTCACCAGCCCGGGGCAGTTGAACTCGTTCCTGCGGGCCACGGCCGACGCGGTCACGGTCGACGAGACGTTGTCGATCGCTGACATGGCCGTCGACATGCGTCATCTCCGATCGGAGAATCTGACGTTCATCACCAGCCCGACGACGGGAACCGGCCAGATCGGCGCCGAAAGCGTCGTGCTCGCCGACACCGAGAAGGCGAAGTCGTTCTACGACGCCGTACGCCGCGACGCCGTGCCCGAGATCCTGTCGATCGGGAAAGCGAAGTAG